Proteins from a single region of Paraburkholderia sp. PGU19:
- a CDS encoding extracellular solute-binding protein → MLIANASAAENVLRVLAWPGYADPDVVKGFESRYHAKVEVTLIDSDEALWDKMHQGKAPQFDVLAANTAEIQRYAHDNLLAPLDLDSLPNTKRQLPRFRALSSIDGLTKQGAVYAIPFTYSTMGLIYDRKQVSVPPHSMNELWNPRYRGKVLDYNSAQHNFSFTALALGYPNPFQLNSAQMQTITRKLIDLRRNLLTYYNLPEEAAAFFVQHKVALMFGNYGTQQLEMLRRAGADVGYVIPDEGVLAWLDCWSMTSAAANRPLALAWINYMLEPDVSRLLTQRQGLANTLTEPPENTDKSYILWTEPVENIDKREALWSRIVSGDRPERF, encoded by the coding sequence ATGCTGATCGCGAATGCGTCAGCGGCCGAGAACGTGCTGCGCGTGCTCGCATGGCCGGGCTATGCCGATCCCGACGTCGTCAAAGGTTTCGAGAGCCGCTATCACGCGAAAGTCGAAGTCACGCTGATCGACTCCGATGAAGCGCTGTGGGACAAGATGCATCAGGGCAAGGCACCGCAGTTCGACGTGCTCGCGGCGAATACGGCTGAAATCCAGCGCTACGCGCACGACAATCTGCTCGCGCCGCTCGATCTCGACAGTCTGCCGAACACGAAACGGCAGTTGCCGCGCTTTCGCGCCTTGTCGTCGATCGACGGACTGACGAAGCAAGGCGCCGTCTACGCCATTCCGTTCACCTATTCGACGATGGGCCTCATCTACGACCGCAAGCAGGTGAGCGTCCCACCCCATTCGATGAACGAACTGTGGAATCCGCGCTATCGCGGCAAGGTACTCGACTACAACAGCGCGCAGCACAATTTCTCTTTCACGGCGCTCGCGCTCGGCTACCCGAATCCGTTTCAGCTGAACAGTGCACAGATGCAGACCATCACGCGCAAGCTGATCGATCTGCGGCGCAATCTGCTGACCTACTACAACCTGCCGGAAGAGGCCGCTGCGTTCTTCGTGCAGCACAAGGTCGCGCTGATGTTTGGCAACTACGGCACGCAGCAACTCGAAATGCTGCGCCGCGCGGGCGCCGACGTCGGCTACGTGATTCCCGACGAAGGCGTGCTCGCATGGCTCGACTGCTGGTCGATGACGAGCGCGGCGGCGAACCGGCCGCTCGCGCTCGCATGGATCAACTACATGCTGGAGCCGGACGTCAGCCGGCTGCTGACGCAGCGCCAGGGTCTAGCCAACACGCTCACCGAGCCGCCTGAAAACACGGACAAGAGCTACATCCTCTGGACCGAGCCCGTCGAGAACATCGACAAACGCGAGGCCCTGTGGAGCCGCATCGTCTCGGGCGACCGCCCGGAGCGTTTCTGA
- a CDS encoding HAMP domain-containing sensor histidine kinase → MNLSLTQRLSLVFSILLLACCGASAWLQIRSSDLHEKEVIQSLSRDLASHIAHSPALSDDSNDGSRKEALREIFGQLMVVNPSVEVYLLDQNGHIEGDDAPAGHLKRMQVDVRPVREFIAGDPLPILGDDPRSVDGRKVFSAALLPHASDRPPEYLYVVLQGEAHDALAARVAASSVLRTTLWSMAVVALLGLVAGLMAFGLITRPLRRLTDAMRKFDANGEPDLQPDMQPSIANAARPSSSNSRDEIATLESTFAQMAERIGQQWRALTRQDQERRELVANISHDLRTPLTSLHGYLETLSMKSDTLSDAERKRYLAIALGQSVKVGRLAQSLFELARLEHGNVQLALEDFSLVDLLQDVFQKFELSAEARHIALRADIPPRLPNVTADLGMIERVLTNLLDNAIRHTPDAGAVDVDLAVRDGKVSVTVSDTGPGMSEEVRAGLFQRAFTSGGAHRGGLGLLIVQRMLQLHDSQIRLVERDGAGTAFCFELHPAGSVQKGGRAVASMQ, encoded by the coding sequence GTGAATCTGTCGTTGACACAGCGGCTGTCGCTGGTGTTTTCCATCTTGCTGCTCGCGTGCTGCGGCGCGTCGGCGTGGCTGCAAATACGTTCGAGCGATCTGCACGAAAAGGAAGTGATCCAGAGCCTGTCGCGCGATCTCGCCTCGCATATCGCGCACAGTCCGGCGCTATCGGACGACAGCAACGACGGCTCGCGCAAGGAAGCGTTGCGTGAGATTTTCGGGCAGTTGATGGTGGTCAATCCGAGCGTCGAGGTGTATCTGCTCGATCAGAATGGCCATATCGAAGGCGACGATGCGCCCGCCGGACACCTGAAGCGGATGCAGGTCGACGTGCGGCCGGTGCGCGAGTTCATCGCCGGCGATCCGCTGCCGATACTCGGCGACGACCCGCGCAGCGTCGACGGCCGCAAGGTGTTCAGCGCCGCGTTGCTGCCGCATGCGAGCGACCGGCCACCCGAATACCTGTATGTCGTGCTGCAAGGTGAGGCGCACGATGCGCTCGCGGCGCGTGTCGCGGCCAGCTCGGTGTTGCGCACGACGTTGTGGTCGATGGCCGTCGTCGCGCTGCTCGGTCTGGTGGCGGGGCTGATGGCGTTCGGGCTGATCACACGGCCGCTGCGACGTCTCACTGACGCGATGCGCAAGTTCGATGCGAACGGCGAGCCGGATTTGCAGCCCGATATGCAGCCGTCGATTGCCAACGCGGCGCGCCCATCGTCTTCGAATTCGCGCGACGAAATCGCGACGCTCGAATCGACGTTCGCGCAGATGGCCGAGCGCATCGGTCAGCAATGGCGCGCATTGACGCGGCAGGACCAGGAGCGACGCGAACTGGTGGCGAACATTTCACACGATCTGCGCACGCCGCTGACTTCGCTGCATGGCTACCTGGAAACGCTGTCGATGAAGTCGGACACGCTGAGCGACGCCGAGCGAAAACGATACCTGGCTATCGCGCTTGGGCAGAGCGTGAAGGTCGGCAGGCTTGCGCAGTCGCTGTTCGAACTCGCGCGGCTGGAGCACGGAAACGTGCAGCTTGCGCTTGAGGATTTCTCGCTGGTCGATCTGTTGCAGGACGTGTTTCAGAAGTTCGAGCTGTCGGCCGAAGCGCGGCATATCGCGCTGCGCGCGGACATTCCGCCGCGTTTGCCGAACGTGACGGCGGACCTTGGCATGATCGAGCGCGTGCTGACCAATCTGCTCGATAATGCGATCCGTCATACGCCGGATGCGGGCGCCGTCGATGTTGATCTTGCGGTGCGCGACGGTAAGGTGTCGGTGACGGTGAGCGATACAGGGCCGGGCATGTCGGAGGAGGTGCGGGCGGGCCTGTTCCAGCGCGCGTTCACGTCGGGCGGCGCGCATCGCGGTGGGCTGGGGCTGCTGATCGTGCAGCGCATGTTGCAGTTGCATGATAGCCAGATACGGCTTGTTGAGCGGGATGGCGCGGGGACCGCGTTTTGCTTTGAATTGCATCCGGCGGGTAGTGTGCAGAAGGGGGGACGCGCGGTGGCGTCCATGCAGTAG
- a CDS encoding response regulator transcription factor: MDHPKRVLIVEDDVDIANVLSLHLRDERYEVVHSADGNEGLRLLEQGNWDALILDLMLPGVDGLEICRRARAMARYTPIIITSARSSEVHRILGLELGADDYLAKPFSVLELVARVKALLRRVDAMAKDARMEAGSLNLAGLFIDPLTREASVDGKRIELTPREFDLLYFFASRPGKVFSRMDLLNAVWGYQHEGYEHTVNTHINRLRAKIEADPAQPTRILTVWGRGYKFVADPAAHEGDAS; the protein is encoded by the coding sequence ATGGACCATCCGAAGCGCGTACTGATTGTCGAAGACGATGTCGACATAGCGAATGTGCTGAGCCTGCACCTGCGGGACGAACGCTACGAGGTCGTCCATAGCGCCGACGGCAACGAAGGGCTGCGGTTGCTGGAGCAGGGCAACTGGGACGCGCTGATCCTCGACCTGATGCTGCCGGGCGTGGATGGCCTGGAGATTTGCCGGCGTGCCCGCGCGATGGCGCGCTATACGCCCATCATCATCACCAGCGCGCGTTCGAGCGAAGTGCACCGCATTCTTGGGCTGGAACTCGGCGCGGACGACTATCTCGCCAAGCCTTTTTCCGTGCTCGAACTGGTCGCGCGCGTGAAGGCGCTGTTGCGACGCGTCGATGCGATGGCGAAAGACGCGCGGATGGAAGCGGGCAGCTTGAACCTCGCCGGGCTGTTCATCGATCCGCTCACGCGCGAGGCGAGCGTCGACGGCAAGCGGATCGAACTGACGCCGCGCGAATTCGATCTGCTGTACTTCTTCGCGAGCCGTCCGGGCAAAGTGTTCTCGCGCATGGATCTGCTGAACGCCGTGTGGGGCTATCAGCACGAAGGCTACGAGCACACCGTGAACACGCACATCAACCGGCTGCGCGCGAAGATCGAGGCCGACCCCGCGCAGCCCACGCGCATCCTGACGGTGTGGGGACGCGGCTACAAGTTCGTCGCCGATCCTGCGGCGCACGAAGGAGACGCGTCGTGA
- the msrB gene encoding peptide-methionine (R)-S-oxide reductase MsrB → MKSRRRFLLSGGSALAALAALTHWRAFAAGAPGAADAKDAAGGAPARFEVTRTDAQWRAQLTPAQYHVLREEGTERPFSSPLNDEHRSGVFACAGCSRELFSSSTKFDSHTGWPSFWAPLDHAVATREDGSWGMVRTEVHCGRCGGHLGHVFDDGPKPTGLRYCMNGLAMTFTPRAA, encoded by the coding sequence ATGAAAAGCCGCAGGCGGTTCCTGTTATCGGGTGGCAGCGCGCTCGCCGCGCTGGCTGCGCTCACGCACTGGCGGGCGTTCGCAGCGGGCGCGCCGGGTGCAGCGGACGCGAAGGACGCAGCAGGCGGTGCACCCGCCCGCTTCGAAGTCACGCGCACCGATGCGCAATGGCGCGCGCAGCTCACGCCCGCGCAATACCACGTGCTGCGCGAGGAAGGCACCGAGCGCCCGTTCAGCAGCCCGCTGAACGACGAGCATCGCAGCGGCGTGTTCGCCTGCGCGGGTTGCAGCCGCGAACTGTTTTCGTCGAGCACGAAGTTCGACAGCCACACGGGCTGGCCGAGCTTCTGGGCGCCGCTCGATCATGCCGTCGCGACGCGCGAGGACGGCTCGTGGGGCATGGTGCGCACGGAAGTGCATTGCGGGCGCTGCGGCGGGCATCTGGGGCACGTGTTCGACGACGGCCCGAAGCCAACGGGCCTGCGCTACTGCATGAACGGGCTCGCGATGACCTTCACGCCGCGCGCCGCCTGA